The window AGACTATTCactatataataaatatttaaaagaagaaatacatgacaaaataaagaaattgcAACGTAATTATTGGAAATTAACCTTGTATATATATGCACCATAAAATATAGTGTTCCACTGTAAAAGTGTGAGCTACTCGATAAATTTCATAAATAACACTTAACATGAACAGACCAATCTAAATAGCAGAGAGCAAAACTCAAGGGGTTGGTAGAGTGGAAAGTGAGAAAAGGATTGAAATCTCCAATTTGAGTTCGAACTTCCACGGATGCATTTCTTAGGGCAAACGGCTTTGCTTTCACATACTGTTTCACCCAGGGGCCTAAGTACATTGTCGTCTCATGTGGTATCAGACTGAATGGAATGGGCATGCACCTAATGCGTTCTATGTACCCCTTCTCCTATCTTATTTTCCGATGATATTATGATATTTTTGTGAGGCACCTGCGCTCATCTTGGACGGTTTATGAGATTTATTATGGAATATGGGCTTAACTCAGTTCAAGTAGTcaacaattcaaaatttttggttttcttggGTAAATATGCGTAATCAAGGTATAGATCTATCAGGAATCTCTTGATATTGGAGTAGGTTATTTTCCATTCAAATATTTATTAGGTGTTCTCCTCTTCCAAGGCCGGCCTATGTGGAGTTACTTTTAATACATTACGGATAAAGTAAAATGTAAATTTTCAGCTTGGAAGCGTCTTATGATTTCTCAAGCGAGTCTCCTACAGCTTATCTCGTCTGTTATCCAAAGCATTCTAATTTATAGTTTTCAAGTGTGCGCTTGGCCTTGTCTTCTTTTAAATCAAGTTCCACGTTGGATAAGGAATTTTTTCAGATCAGGTGATTCGGACTCTCGTGCCTTGTGGTACTCTAATTTCTTGGCATGTTTGATGTCGCCCAAAACAGCTTGGTGGCTTAGGGTTAAAGGATTTGGTGTTCAAAATCGCTCATTACTTATGAAGCTTTGTTGGGATATGGTAGATTTTTCATCTCTAGTGGCTATCTACATGCTTGCCTGCTTCTTGCATAGAGGTTTGGTTCTTCTTTCCACTTATAAAAAATCTAAGTGTGGCTGGGTTTTAAAAATGTTATGCCAATTATCTCTTCACATTCGACTTGGATTGTGGATGATGGTCctcaatatcttttttttttttttttttttttgctctgtTATTTAGTTGGGTAGGCCTTTGATTTCCTATCTTGACATCCTTGAACCTTGATACTCTTGCTCGTACGGTTAGAGTCCCAATGAGAGACTTTATATGCAATTCTCATTGGAATTTGTCACTGGATTTCATTACTATTTTTCCTCAAGTTGCTACTTTAATTACAGCTACTCCTCTTTCATTGTAGATATCTTCAGACGCTTTATATTGGTCTGGCTATCTCTTTGGTATTCTTACAGCTAAAGAGGCTTATTTTCACTTGCTTAACTTTGATATCCAAGTGCCTTGGGGGAAAATCATTTGGTTTCATCGGATTCAACCAAGGCAAAGCCTAACTGTTTGGAAAAGTTTACAGTCATTTCCTCATTGATACGGTTCTTCAACATATgagaattttgatgatttttcgtTGCTCTTTTTAAAATTCAGCTGTTGAGTCTCTctgttatatttttgttttgtaattcaattgtttctctccctctctcttgcTTGAATGCTTCAcgtgttttatttaatttaggtTATGCGATTGAGAATCGCACTAGGTTGTTTATGTTTTAAGATTTTTTGTGTCCATTGTTTGAGTATTTGAAGTATTCTCATAATGTTAAGATATTATTTAAGTAGATTATTGTGTACATCTTTGTATTGCGTATTACTTTCTTGCTTTCGTTGTATGTTTTTGTATGCATTTTGAGGGAAGGCTCATTATGGCCCCCTAACTAGGTATATATTTTTTACTTACTAATGAAATTCACTTTTGTCGTCTAGTTTTGTTTATAAAGATTTTAATTATTCCCTATTATGTATAATTTAGTCGAGGATAGGAGACTCCTTTAACAGGTTATGTAGCCTAGACCTATAGCGCAccggagagaaaaaaaagatcCTAGCTCCGTCTCTGCTTATGTGACTGAAGGATTGTACTGTATTTGTAATGGCCTTTTGATTGTGCTCTTCTTCCTTAATGAACTTTTTCCGACGGTTCGAATTGGTCGGTTCGGCCAGTTTGCCCACCCTAATTGTTTGGATACTCCAAAGAAGCAGCATGTAGTCCATACTTCACTTGTGTCACAATTATTAAAAAGACCACTAACAGGTTGTCATGTATTGGGTGTCATTCATATCCTGGCTAATTGATATCCATTTCAAAAGAAAGGTCTATCTTATATCTCATTAGTATTGGGTATTGGGTTTATGTCTAACAATCGAACAAAACATTATATATAAAGATCGATCAGGGGCGTCGATGTCCAACTTTGTGAATGGTACAGGAAGAGGGTGGGTGGGGGTAGGGGTCCCTCTAATAAGAATGAGATTCAAGGAGAAGAATACAATTTCTCTTAAAAATCTGGGGCATGTGGCTTTCAGTATAAAGCAGTTGCCACTGGTCGATGTTATTCCCCTACTATGTACATCTTTGTGGAGTATAAACGTAAAGATTCTTTATGCAAATAGATATatgccatctctctctctctcacacacacacacaccacacaTCAGCAGCAGCAGTACTACTATGTACACGTGCACAAACAATCCCTCCTTTTTGACCGTCAAGGCTTCATGTTACTGCTGCACCCAGTGATCCCCTCAATTGTCACATTTATATACCTCTTCCCTGCCACAATTCCTACCAGTTTTTTAAAActaccttctctctctctctctctccatctttGATTTTTCAAACATGGCTTCTTATAATCATACCACCTTCGTCCTTTCTATCTTTCTTATAATTTACTCGCTTTTTAATCCGTCTCAAGCCGTCATCCGTACAAATACTAGCCAGTCTGAGTTTTTTGTGCTCATAATAAAGTCTGTTTCAGCTAACGCCGGGAACTCCCTGTCAGATTGGGATGTCAAAGGAGGGAAACCTTACTGCAACTTCTCCGGTGTCACCTGCAACAACGAAGGGTATGTTGTCGAGCTTGATATATCCAGTAGGTCACTCTCCGGTAACTTTCCTGCAGGCATCTGCTCTTACCTGCCTCAGTTGCGTGTTCTCCGTTTTGGACGTAACAATCTCCGGGGTGACTTTGTGGACAGCATCACCAACTGCTCATTCTTGGAAGAGCTCAACATGGAACATTTGTACCTCAGTCAGACGCTTCCGGATTTTTCACCCATGAAATCTCTGAAGGTTCTTGACATGTCGTACAATTTGTTCATAGGCAAGTTCCCCATGTCAGTGTTCAACCTCACCAATCTTGAGGTACTCAACTTCAACGAAAACGAAGGTTTCAACTTGTGGCAGCTTCCGGAGGACATCACTCGGCTGACAAAGCTCAAATCTATGATCTTGACAACGTgcatgattgaaggaaagatccCGGCATCAATTGGAAAAATGACTTCTCTTGTTGATCTCGAATTGAGCGGCAATTTCCTGGGTGGTGAAATTCCGGCTGAGATCGGTTTGCTCAAGAATTTGAAACAGTTGGAGCTCTACTACAACCAACTTGTTGGAACTATACCCGAGGAGCTTGGAAATCTCACTGGCCTGGTAGAGTTAGACATGTCAGTCAATAAGCTGACTGGAAGGATTCCGGAATCTATTTGTCGCCTTCCCAAGCTCCAAGTCCTTCAGCTTTACAACAACAGTCTTTCAGGTGAAATCCCAAGTGCCATCGCAGACTCGAAAACACTGAGCATGCTGTCGCTTTATGACAACTTCCTGACAGGAGAAATTCCTCGAAATCTGGGGCACTCATCACCAATGATTGTCCTAGACTTGTCCGAGAACCATTTTTCCGGTCCATTGCCAACGGAGGTTTGCAAGGGAGGTGAGTTACTCTACTTTCTTATGCTGGACAATAAGTTATCCGGAGAGATACCAGAGAGCTACTCAGAATGCCAGTCTCTTCTTCGATTTCGACTTAGCCATAATCATCTGGAGGGCTCAATACCTGCAGGACTTCTTAGTCTTCCCCATGTTTCGATCTTTGATTTGGGTTACAATAATTTGAGTGGTCAGATTGCAGATACAATTGGAAGAGCTAGAAACTTGTCAGAATTGTTTATACAAAGCAACAAGATTTCAGGTGTTCTACCACCTGCAGTCTCTGGAGCAATCAGCCTAGTAAAGATTGACATCAGTAATAATCTTCTTTCTGGTCCAATTCCTTCTGCAATTGGAAACTTAAAGAAGCTTAATTTACTGATGTTACAAGGCAACAAGCTCAACTCTTCCATTCCCGATTCTCTTTCTTCACTAAAATCTCTCAATGTTCTTGATCTCTCCGACAACCTCTTGACCGGAAACATCCCAGAGAGTCTCGTTGAATTATTACCAAACTCCATCAACTTCACAAACAATAAGCTTTCTGGTCCAATTCCTCTCTCATTGATAAAAGGCGGGTTGGTGGAAAGCTTTTCCGGCAACCCAGGCCTCTGTGTTAAAGTTTCATCAGATCAAAATAATTTTCCCATATGTTCACAATctcttaacaaaaaaaagttgaattctttCTGGGTAGTTACAGTTTCAGTAGTCTTCCTCCTCATTGGAGCTTTGCTCTTCCTAAAGCGCCGGTTTGGAAGAAGAGCAGAGGTGGAACATGATGGGATCCTGTCCTCATCATTCTTCTCATATGATGTAAAGAGCTTCCATCGAATAAGCTTTGACCACCGCGAGGTCATTGAAGCCATGGTTGATAAGAACATAGTAGGCGATGGAGGATCAGGGACAGTGTACAAGATTGAGCTGAGCAGCGGGGATGTGATTGCAGTGAAGAGGCTGTGGAGTAGAAAAGCAAAAGATTCTGCGGAAGATCAGCTGTTCATACACAAGGAGTTGAAAGCTGAGGTCGAGACGCTGGGAAGTATAAGGCACAAAAACATTGTCAAATTGTACTGCTACTTCTCAAGCTCCGACTGCAACCTTTTGGTTTATGAGTATATGCCAAATGGTAACCTTTGGGATGCTCTTCACAAAGGTTGGATCCATCTAGATTGGCCTACTCGTCACCAGATTGCCCTCGGGATTGCGCAGGGTTTGGCATACCTCCACCATGATCTATTGCTTCCAATTATTCACAGAGATATCAAGTCTACCAACATCCTGCTTGATGTCAATAACCAACCCAAGGTTGCAGATTTTGGCATAGCCAAGGTTTTACAAGCAAGAGCAGGAAAAGATTCCACCACCACTGTTATTGCTGGGACTTATGGTTACTTAGCCCCAGGTAATTTCCCGATCCAACTTTCTAAAGATTTAATTAAACATTTACAGTTTTAGTAAAAAGATTATGTATTGTGTAGACCTAAGCATAGTCAGGTTGTCTAAAGCAGTGCTCTTCCTCGTCATCACCCAAGTTTGAATTCCCCTCCTAATGTTTTaaattagattagaatatcacttagataaaaaaaaaaaaaaaaagaaaaaaaaaaaagacacattATGTGTTACTTATTGTATCAAATTTGTCCTTGGTAACTCTTGTGCAGCCACTTTTTGATGGTTGCTCGTAGTTGTTACCTTTTTAGGCTAAACAAGTACTATATCTTGATTTACTTTTACTAAGCtgtgttttgacttaaattAGTAACTAATCCAGATCATGTTTAACTAAATTTAActgattaatttgtttttggcgACAGAatatgcatattcatccaaagCAACAACTAAGTGTGACGTCTACAGTTTTGGGGTAGTTTTGATGGAGCTGATAACAGGGAAGAAGCCAGTGGAGGCAGAGTTTGGAGACAACAAGAACATCATATATTGGGTTTCAACCAAAGTGGACACCAAAGAAGGAGCTTCGGAGGTGCTGGACAAGCGATTATCGGACTCATTCAAGGAGGAGATGATCCAGGTTCTTCGCATTGCCGTTCGATGCACCTACAAGGCGCCTTCGCTGCGCCCGAGCATGAAGAAGGTCGTTCAGCTGCTGATTGAAGCTGACCCTTGCAGATTTGATTCATGCAAGTCATCAACTAAGACCAAAGAAGCACCAAATGTGACAAAGGTCAAGAACCCTTACGAGTTATGATTTGCATGGAAGAGTTTGCTTGTTGGGTCCCACGGTCCTAGGTTAAAGAATGTTATATAGCACATATATATGATAACCATGTAATTAAAGTCCTCTCAAACTGATTGGGGGACTGGTCATAAAGGTATAACTAATTACTCTctttagcttctttttttttttttttttttttttttttttttttcctgaaggTGGTTTGTAGAGTCAATGTCTCAATCTTTTTATCTACTTttcaattttgtaattttgattttgtaagGATTTAGGAATTCTGTCACTATAGCTGCTTTTTTTACAGTAACCCTAGCTC of the Pyrus communis chromosome 1, drPyrComm1.1, whole genome shotgun sequence genome contains:
- the LOC137716535 gene encoding receptor protein-tyrosine kinase CEPR1-like yields the protein MASYNHTTFVLSIFLIIYSLFNPSQAVIRTNTSQSEFFVLIIKSVSANAGNSLSDWDVKGGKPYCNFSGVTCNNEGYVVELDISSRSLSGNFPAGICSYLPQLRVLRFGRNNLRGDFVDSITNCSFLEELNMEHLYLSQTLPDFSPMKSLKVLDMSYNLFIGKFPMSVFNLTNLEVLNFNENEGFNLWQLPEDITRLTKLKSMILTTCMIEGKIPASIGKMTSLVDLELSGNFLGGEIPAEIGLLKNLKQLELYYNQLVGTIPEELGNLTGLVELDMSVNKLTGRIPESICRLPKLQVLQLYNNSLSGEIPSAIADSKTLSMLSLYDNFLTGEIPRNLGHSSPMIVLDLSENHFSGPLPTEVCKGGELLYFLMLDNKLSGEIPESYSECQSLLRFRLSHNHLEGSIPAGLLSLPHVSIFDLGYNNLSGQIADTIGRARNLSELFIQSNKISGVLPPAVSGAISLVKIDISNNLLSGPIPSAIGNLKKLNLLMLQGNKLNSSIPDSLSSLKSLNVLDLSDNLLTGNIPESLVELLPNSINFTNNKLSGPIPLSLIKGGLVESFSGNPGLCVKVSSDQNNFPICSQSLNKKKLNSFWVVTVSVVFLLIGALLFLKRRFGRRAEVEHDGILSSSFFSYDVKSFHRISFDHREVIEAMVDKNIVGDGGSGTVYKIELSSGDVIAVKRLWSRKAKDSAEDQLFIHKELKAEVETLGSIRHKNIVKLYCYFSSSDCNLLVYEYMPNGNLWDALHKGWIHLDWPTRHQIALGIAQGLAYLHHDLLLPIIHRDIKSTNILLDVNNQPKVADFGIAKVLQARAGKDSTTTVIAGTYGYLAPEYAYSSKATTKCDVYSFGVVLMELITGKKPVEAEFGDNKNIIYWVSTKVDTKEGASEVLDKRLSDSFKEEMIQVLRIAVRCTYKAPSLRPSMKKVVQLLIEADPCRFDSCKSSTKTKEAPNVTKVKNPYEL